From Streptosporangium album, the proteins below share one genomic window:
- a CDS encoding alkene reductase translates to MPFTPFQLGSLQLPNRLVMAPMTRSRSYVDGVPSSLTALYYAQRASAGLIITEGVQPSLSGKGYMNTPGLHTDEQVAGWREVTDAVHASGGRIFAQLMHAGRVGHPDNTGALPVGPSAVRPEAQIFTPNGMQDLPTPMELSTAEIEATVRDFADAAVRAVEAGFDGVELHGANGYLIHQFLSQNANLRDDRFGGSVDGRIRFAVETARAVVAAIGASRVGIRLSPASGSQDLREDDAQEVYPALLSALAEADLAYLHLVASGSDELNERIRSLWPNTFIVNDSSLGDPAATVAHWLGRGADLVALGKSFLANPDLPLRLRLGAPLNEPDFTTAFGGDYRGYTDYPALALHPA, encoded by the coding sequence ATGCCGTTCACACCGTTCCAGCTCGGCTCGCTGCAGTTGCCCAACCGTCTCGTGATGGCCCCCATGACGCGCTCGCGCTCCTACGTCGACGGGGTTCCCTCATCGCTGACCGCCCTCTACTACGCCCAGCGCGCCTCGGCCGGCCTGATCATCACCGAGGGGGTGCAGCCGAGCCTGTCCGGCAAGGGATACATGAACACGCCGGGGCTGCACACCGACGAGCAGGTGGCAGGGTGGCGTGAGGTCACCGACGCGGTCCACGCGTCGGGCGGCCGGATCTTCGCCCAGCTCATGCACGCCGGCCGGGTCGGTCATCCCGACAACACCGGCGCACTGCCCGTCGGGCCGTCCGCTGTGCGGCCCGAGGCCCAGATCTTCACGCCGAACGGCATGCAGGACCTCCCCACCCCCATGGAGCTGTCCACCGCCGAGATCGAGGCGACCGTCCGGGACTTCGCCGACGCCGCCGTCCGCGCCGTCGAGGCCGGCTTCGACGGGGTCGAGCTGCACGGCGCGAACGGCTACCTCATCCACCAGTTCCTGTCACAGAACGCCAACCTGCGCGACGACCGCTTCGGCGGGTCCGTGGACGGCCGGATCCGCTTCGCCGTGGAGACCGCCCGGGCGGTCGTGGCGGCGATCGGCGCGTCCCGGGTCGGCATCCGGCTCTCTCCCGCCAGCGGCTCGCAGGACCTGAGGGAGGACGACGCGCAGGAGGTCTACCCGGCGCTGCTCTCCGCGCTCGCCGAGGCGGATCTCGCCTACCTGCACCTCGTGGCGAGCGGCTCTGACGAGCTCAACGAGCGGATCCGCTCGCTGTGGCCGAACACGTTCATCGTCAACGACTCCTCGCTCGGCGACCCGGCCGCCACCGTGGCCCACTGGCTGGGCCGGGGCGCCGACCTGGTCGCGCTGGGCAAGTCCTTCCTGGCGAATCCCGACCTGCCGCTCCGCCTCCGCCTCGGCGCGCCGCTCAACGAGCCCGACTTCACCACGGCCTTCGGCGGCGACTACCGCGGCTACACCGACTATCCGGCGCTTGCCCTCCACCCCGCGTAA
- a CDS encoding MarR family winged helix-turn-helix transcriptional regulator yields MMESALGEGVKEACVSGDSGDSLNCLMAQTTRGHRVLLAALLAEIDLYPGQERVLTAIWEHGPRSQNALARIVGIDVSTMTKSLQRLERSGFVSRTPCPSNRRISIVSTTPRGDALRPELDRVMAEVHARMTWGLTAEQADLLSSLLIVVRANLCREVALDADPAGSAC; encoded by the coding sequence ATGATGGAGTCGGCGCTCGGGGAGGGTGTGAAGGAGGCCTGTGTCTCCGGGGATTCCGGCGACAGCCTGAACTGCCTGATGGCCCAGACGACACGCGGCCATCGCGTGCTGCTCGCCGCGCTTCTCGCTGAGATCGATCTCTACCCGGGCCAGGAGCGCGTGTTGACCGCGATCTGGGAGCACGGCCCCCGGTCGCAGAACGCCTTGGCCAGGATTGTCGGCATCGACGTGTCCACGATGACCAAGTCTCTGCAGCGTCTCGAACGGAGCGGGTTCGTCAGCCGCACTCCCTGCCCGTCCAACCGGCGCATCAGCATCGTGAGCACCACGCCGAGGGGGGACGCGTTACGTCCCGAGCTTGATCGTGTGATGGCCGAGGTCCATGCGCGGATGACCTGGGGGCTGACCGCCGAGCAGGCCGACCTGCTCTCCTCGCTGCTGATCGTGGTCCGGGCCAACCTGTGCCGTGAGGTGGCGCTGGACGCAGATCCGGCGGGGTCGGCCTGCTGA
- a CDS encoding class I SAM-dependent methyltransferase, whose product MDLDAFRELLTPRGQEALGAAAEIVGDDPVAAVTRLRKTYDAGLTSAALTQAMLRRRAAEKFGADADVMYFTSGGLEQATRREVADHRARRIPPGSRVADVCCGIGGDLLALARAGCEVEAVDADPLTAAIAQANADALGFGELVSVRAADAATLDPAAFDVLFADPARRTARGRTFDPMAYSPPWPDVLEMVAKAEAACLKVAPGIPYAFLPAGAETEWVSYKGDVKEAVIWCGESAGDVERRATILPAGVTLTPDPGLGPAGHGPVGRYVYEPDGAAIRAHLVAEIAAMVGGHLLDPHIAYITGDVASRTPWASRYEVHEVLPFSLKRLRAALRERGVGNATIKKRGSAVDVDRLRKDLRLSGEKSAVVILTRIIEKPFALICTPS is encoded by the coding sequence GTGGACCTTGACGCATTCCGTGAGCTGCTGACGCCGCGCGGCCAGGAGGCCCTGGGAGCGGCGGCCGAGATCGTCGGCGACGATCCGGTGGCGGCGGTGACGCGCCTCAGGAAGACCTACGACGCGGGCCTGACCTCCGCCGCGCTCACCCAGGCCATGCTCCGGCGACGCGCCGCGGAGAAGTTCGGCGCCGACGCCGATGTCATGTATTTCACATCGGGCGGCCTGGAACAGGCCACCCGCCGCGAGGTCGCCGACCACCGGGCACGCCGCATCCCGCCGGGCTCCCGGGTCGCCGACGTGTGCTGCGGCATCGGAGGCGACCTCCTCGCGCTGGCCAGGGCGGGATGCGAGGTGGAGGCCGTGGACGCCGACCCGCTCACCGCCGCGATCGCCCAGGCCAACGCCGACGCCCTCGGCTTCGGAGAGCTGGTCTCGGTCCGTGCGGCCGACGCCGCCACGCTGGACCCGGCCGCCTTCGACGTCCTGTTCGCCGACCCCGCCCGCCGCACCGCGCGGGGCAGGACCTTCGACCCGATGGCCTACTCGCCGCCGTGGCCCGACGTGCTGGAGATGGTGGCGAAGGCGGAGGCCGCCTGCCTGAAGGTCGCCCCGGGCATCCCCTACGCGTTCCTCCCCGCCGGCGCCGAGACCGAATGGGTCTCCTACAAGGGTGACGTCAAGGAGGCCGTGATCTGGTGCGGGGAGTCGGCGGGCGACGTGGAACGCAGGGCGACGATCCTGCCCGCGGGCGTGACGCTGACGCCCGATCCCGGGCTCGGCCCCGCCGGACACGGCCCCGTCGGCCGTTACGTGTACGAGCCGGACGGCGCGGCGATCCGTGCCCACCTCGTCGCGGAGATCGCCGCGATGGTCGGCGGCCACCTGCTCGACCCGCACATCGCCTACATCACCGGAGACGTCGCGTCGCGGACCCCATGGGCGTCCCGGTACGAGGTCCACGAGGTGTTGCCGTTCTCACTCAAACGGCTGCGGGCCGCGCTCCGCGAGCGCGGGGTCGGCAATGCGACGATCAAAAAGCGCGGCTCCGCGGTCGACGTCGACCGCCTGCGGAAAGACCTGCGACTTTCCGGCGAAAAGTCGGCCGTGGTTATTCTCACGCGAATTATAGAGAAGCCGTTTGCCCTCATTTGCACTCCTTCCTGA
- the groES gene encoding co-chaperone GroES yields MTTATKVPVKPLGDRIVVQPLEAEQTTASGLVIPDTAKEKPQEGKVLAVGPGNWDEDGDKRIPLDVKEGDIVLYSKYGGTEVKYGGEEYLVLSARDVLAIIEK; encoded by the coding sequence GTGACGACCGCCACCAAGGTTCCCGTTAAGCCGCTCGGCGACCGCATCGTGGTCCAGCCGCTTGAGGCCGAGCAGACCACCGCTTCCGGCCTTGTTATCCCGGACACCGCCAAGGAGAAGCCGCAGGAGGGCAAGGTCCTCGCGGTGGGCCCCGGCAACTGGGACGAGGACGGCGACAAGCGGATTCCGCTCGACGTCAAGGAGGGCGACATCGTCCTCTACAGCAAGTACGGCGGCACCGAGGTGAAGTACGGAGGCGAGGAGTACCTGGTGCTCTCCGCCCGCGACGTGCTCGCCATCATCGAGAAGTAG
- the groL gene encoding chaperonin GroEL (60 kDa chaperone family; promotes refolding of misfolded polypeptides especially under stressful conditions; forms two stacked rings of heptamers to form a barrel-shaped 14mer; ends can be capped by GroES; misfolded proteins enter the barrel where they are refolded when GroES binds), with product MPKILSFEEDARRALERGVNALADAVKVTLGPRGRNVVIDKKFGAPTITNDGVTIAREVELEAPYENLGAQLAKEVATKTNDVAGDGTTTATVLAQAMVREGLRNVAAGAQPLSLKRGIDIAARAVSDKLIESARPVEDKKEIANVATISAQDAKIGELIAEAFDKVGKDGVITVEESNTMGLDLEFTEGLQFDKGYLSPYMVTDQERMEAVLEDPYILITQGKIASVADFLPLLEKIAQTKKALLVIAEDVEGEALAVLVTNKIRGTFTSVAVKAPGFGDRRKAMLQDIAVLTGGQVVSEEVGLKLENVGLEVLGTARRVVITKDATTVVDGAGDEQAISDRVREIRHAIEQSDSDWDREKLQERLAKLAGGVSVLKVGAATEVELKEKKHRLEDAISATRAAIEEGIVSGGGSALIHVAKVLDDLGLSGDEATGVAVVRKALIEPARWIAENAGREGYVVTTKVAELAVGQGFNAATGEYGDLIAQGVIDPVKVTRSAVQNAASIAGMLLTTEALVVDKPEEEAPAAGGHGHGHGHGH from the coding sequence ATGCCGAAGATCCTGTCGTTCGAGGAGGACGCACGCCGCGCTCTTGAGCGTGGTGTGAACGCCCTCGCGGACGCCGTGAAGGTGACTCTCGGCCCGCGGGGCCGCAACGTCGTCATCGACAAGAAGTTCGGTGCGCCGACCATCACCAATGACGGTGTCACCATCGCTCGCGAGGTCGAGTTGGAGGCGCCGTACGAGAACCTCGGCGCCCAGCTCGCCAAGGAAGTCGCCACCAAGACCAACGACGTCGCCGGTGACGGCACCACCACCGCGACCGTCCTCGCTCAGGCGATGGTCCGCGAGGGCCTGCGCAACGTCGCCGCCGGGGCCCAGCCCCTGTCGCTCAAGCGGGGCATCGACATCGCGGCCCGGGCCGTCAGCGACAAGCTGATCGAGTCCGCCCGTCCGGTCGAGGACAAGAAGGAGATCGCGAACGTAGCGACGATCTCCGCGCAGGACGCCAAGATCGGTGAGCTGATCGCCGAGGCGTTCGACAAGGTGGGCAAGGACGGTGTCATCACCGTCGAAGAGTCCAACACCATGGGCCTGGACCTGGAGTTCACCGAGGGTCTCCAGTTCGACAAGGGCTACCTGTCGCCCTACATGGTCACCGACCAGGAGCGCATGGAAGCGGTCCTGGAGGACCCCTACATCCTGATCACCCAGGGCAAGATCGCCTCTGTCGCGGACTTCCTGCCGCTGCTGGAGAAGATCGCGCAGACCAAGAAGGCGCTGCTCGTCATCGCCGAGGACGTCGAGGGTGAGGCCCTGGCCGTCCTGGTCACGAACAAGATCCGCGGCACCTTCACCTCCGTCGCCGTCAAGGCGCCGGGCTTCGGTGACCGTCGCAAGGCGATGCTGCAGGACATCGCGGTCCTCACCGGTGGCCAGGTGGTCAGCGAGGAGGTCGGTCTCAAGCTGGAGAACGTCGGCCTCGAGGTGCTCGGCACCGCCCGCCGCGTCGTGATCACCAAGGACGCCACCACCGTCGTGGACGGTGCCGGCGACGAGCAGGCGATCTCCGACCGGGTCAGGGAGATCAGGCACGCCATCGAGCAGTCCGACTCCGACTGGGACCGCGAGAAGCTTCAGGAGCGCCTCGCCAAGCTCGCCGGCGGCGTCTCCGTGCTGAAGGTCGGCGCGGCCACCGAGGTGGAGCTCAAGGAGAAGAAGCACCGCCTTGAGGACGCCATCTCCGCGACCCGTGCGGCGATCGAGGAGGGCATCGTCTCCGGCGGCGGCTCCGCGCTCATCCACGTGGCCAAGGTCCTGGACGACCTCGGCCTGTCCGGTGACGAGGCGACCGGTGTCGCCGTGGTCCGCAAGGCGCTCATCGAGCCGGCTCGCTGGATCGCCGAGAACGCCGGCCGCGAGGGCTACGTCGTGACGACCAAGGTCGCGGAGCTCGCCGTCGGCCAGGGCTTCAACGCCGCCACCGGCGAGTACGGCGACCTGATCGCCCAGGGGGTCATCGACCCGGTCAAGGTCACCCGCTCGGCCGTCCAGAACGCCGCCTCCATCGCCGGCATGCTGCTGACGACCGAGGCCCTCGTGGTGGACAAGCCCGAGGAGGAGGCCCCGGCCGCCGGTGGTCACGGCCACGGCCACGGCCACGGTCACTGA
- a CDS encoding sigma-70 family RNA polymerase sigma factor, whose product MPNVTEGCVADAKSGVRLATRSEGVAHRDDLKDLTSLAVQGDRSAIESLIAQLRPMVVRYCRARLGRVSGQYHIADDVAQEVCIAVLSALPRYRDMGRPFASFVFGIASHKVADALRSSVRSAVPTQDLPDGPDEGPGPEETVVRYIEAEHARRLLERLPDNQRQLLMLRVVAGLSAEETGNVLGMSAGAVRVAQHRALARLRAMAELESIA is encoded by the coding sequence ATGCCTAACGTGACCGAGGGATGCGTCGCCGACGCCAAAAGTGGGGTAAGGCTTGCGACGAGATCTGAAGGGGTCGCCCATAGGGATGATCTCAAGGATCTGACGAGCCTCGCCGTTCAGGGGGATCGCAGCGCGATCGAAAGCCTGATCGCGCAGTTACGGCCAATGGTCGTCCGTTACTGCCGTGCTCGTCTCGGCCGGGTTTCCGGCCAATATCACATCGCGGACGACGTGGCCCAGGAGGTGTGCATCGCGGTCCTGTCCGCTCTGCCCCGCTACCGTGACATGGGACGCCCGTTCGCGTCCTTCGTCTTCGGTATCGCCTCCCACAAGGTGGCCGACGCGCTGCGCAGCTCCGTACGCTCCGCCGTACCCACCCAGGACCTCCCGGACGGGCCTGACGAGGGCCCGGGACCGGAGGAGACCGTGGTCCGCTACATCGAGGCCGAGCACGCCCGCAGGCTGCTCGAAAGGCTCCCGGACAATCAGCGCCAGCTGCTGATGCTCAGGGTGGTGGCGGGCCTCTCCGCGGAGGAGACGGGTAATGTACTGGGCATGTCAGCAGGTGCGGTCCGTGTCGCCCAGCATCGGGCGCTGGCCCGGCTACGGGCGATGGCGGAGCTGGAGTCGATAGCTTGA
- a CDS encoding DUF5319 family protein produces MLDDVPRDPFADDPDDPAAALGEPDDPEPLTSAERDEAMTDLADVEVFRSLLEPQGVLGLVLDCPECGEQHYFDWELLRGNLRQMIEKGRPQVHEPACRPKPADYVTWDYARGYVDGVIDTEEHR; encoded by the coding sequence GTGCTCGACGATGTCCCCCGCGACCCGTTCGCGGATGACCCCGACGACCCGGCGGCGGCGCTGGGAGAGCCCGACGACCCCGAGCCGCTGACCTCAGCCGAACGCGACGAGGCCATGACCGACCTGGCCGACGTGGAGGTCTTCCGTTCGCTGCTGGAGCCCCAGGGGGTGCTCGGCCTGGTCCTCGACTGCCCGGAATGCGGCGAGCAGCACTACTTCGACTGGGAGCTGTTGCGCGGCAATCTCCGCCAGATGATCGAGAAGGGCCGTCCGCAGGTGCACGAACCCGCCTGCCGGCCCAAGCCCGCGGACTATGTCACCTGGGACTACGCCCGTGGCTACGTGGACGGTGTGATCGACACCGAGGAGCACCGCTGA
- the guaB gene encoding IMP dehydrogenase, with amino-acid sequence MAKFTEPGLTFDDVLLVPAYSDLQPGEADTGTRLSRGITLRIPLVSAAMDTVTEARMAVAMARQGGIGILHRNLSIEDQAQQADLVKRSEAGMVTNPVTCAPDDTLADVERLCATYRISGVPVTDPTGVLVGIVTNRDMRFENDQSRPVREVMTPMPLVTAPVGVSRDGAFELLRKNKIEKLPLVDADGRLRGLITVKDFTKSEQYPLATKDAGGRLVVGAAVGVGGDAEQRAMALVEAGVDVIIVDVAHGHSKGLADMISKLKANSRVEVIGGNIATRAGAQMLIDAGADAVKVGVGPGSICTTRVVAGVGAPQVTAIHEASLAAGPAGVPVIGDGGLQYSGDIVKAIAAGADTVMLGSLLAGCEESPGELIFINGKQFKSYRGMGSLGAVRNRERGGASFSKDRYAQADVAGEDRFIPEGIEGQVPYRGPVAAVAHQLVGGLRQGMWYAGCRTISEMHTRCELMPITAAGLKESHPHDIQMTVEAPNYHRR; translated from the coding sequence ATGGCCAAGTTCACCGAACCGGGGCTCACGTTCGACGATGTGCTCCTGGTGCCCGCGTATTCCGATCTGCAGCCAGGTGAGGCTGACACCGGAACGCGGCTGTCGCGGGGGATCACCCTGCGCATTCCGCTGGTCTCAGCGGCGATGGACACGGTCACCGAGGCCCGCATGGCGGTGGCGATGGCCCGTCAGGGCGGCATCGGCATCCTGCACCGCAATCTCTCCATCGAGGACCAGGCTCAGCAGGCCGACCTCGTCAAGCGTTCCGAGGCCGGGATGGTCACCAACCCGGTCACCTGCGCGCCGGACGACACTCTCGCCGACGTCGAGCGTCTCTGCGCCACCTACCGGATCTCCGGTGTCCCGGTGACCGACCCGACCGGCGTGCTCGTCGGCATCGTCACCAACCGCGACATGCGCTTCGAGAACGACCAGAGCCGTCCCGTGCGCGAGGTCATGACCCCGATGCCGCTCGTCACCGCTCCCGTGGGGGTCTCCAGGGACGGCGCGTTCGAGCTGCTCAGGAAGAACAAGATCGAGAAGCTCCCGCTGGTCGATGCCGACGGGCGTCTCCGCGGGCTCATCACCGTCAAGGACTTCACCAAGAGCGAGCAGTACCCCCTCGCCACCAAGGACGCCGGCGGCCGGCTGGTCGTGGGGGCGGCCGTCGGCGTCGGGGGTGACGCCGAGCAGCGGGCGATGGCCCTGGTCGAGGCCGGGGTCGATGTGATCATCGTGGATGTCGCCCACGGGCACTCCAAGGGACTCGCCGACATGATCTCCAAGCTCAAGGCGAACAGCCGGGTCGAGGTGATCGGCGGCAACATCGCCACGCGCGCGGGCGCCCAGATGCTGATCGACGCCGGGGCCGACGCGGTCAAGGTCGGGGTCGGGCCGGGCTCCATCTGCACCACCCGGGTGGTCGCCGGCGTCGGCGCCCCCCAGGTGACGGCCATCCACGAGGCCTCCCTGGCCGCCGGTCCCGCCGGGGTGCCGGTGATCGGCGACGGCGGCCTCCAATACTCCGGCGACATCGTCAAGGCCATCGCCGCGGGAGCGGACACGGTGATGCTGGGCTCACTCCTGGCGGGCTGTGAGGAGTCGCCGGGCGAACTGATCTTCATCAACGGCAAGCAGTTCAAGTCCTACCGGGGAATGGGGTCGCTCGGCGCGGTCCGCAACCGCGAGCGCGGCGGCGCCTCCTTCAGCAAGGACCGCTACGCCCAGGCCGACGTCGCCGGCGAGGACAGGTTCATTCCCGAGGGCATCGAGGGCCAGGTGCCCTACCGGGGCCCGGTCGCCGCGGTCGCCCACCAGCTCGTCGGCGGCCTGCGCCAGGGCATGTGGTACGCCGGGTGTCGCACGATCTCGGAGATGCACACCAGGTGCGAGCTCATGCCGATCACGGCGGCCGGTCTCAAGGAGAGCCACCCGCACGACATCCAGATGACGGTCGAGGCTCCGAACTACCACCGTCGTTGA
- a CDS encoding GuaB3 family IMP dehydrogenase-related protein → MTQVEIGRGKNGRRAYALDEIGIVPSRRTRDPEEVSIAWQIDAYRFDLPVVVSPMDSVVSPKTAIEVGRLGGLAVLDLEGLWTRYEDPTPLLAEVAELKGEAATRRLQEIYDAPIRDELIGRRIEEIRAAGVTTAVRLSPQRTVQHHKAVIDAGVDIFVIRGTTVSAEHVSSRAEPLNLKQFIYELDVPVIVGGCATYTAALHLMRTGAAGVLVGFGGGASHTTRTVLGVVVPMATAISDVAAARRDYMDESGGRYVHVIADGGMGTSGDIAKAIACGADAVMVGSPLARAVEAPGRGFHWGSEAQHPELPRGKRVEFGTVGTLEQILHGPSSVADGSMNLMGALKRTMATAGYSDLKEFQRVEVVVAPHTS, encoded by the coding sequence ATGACTCAGGTGGAGATCGGGCGCGGCAAGAACGGCCGTCGTGCCTACGCGCTCGACGAGATCGGCATCGTTCCCTCCCGTCGCACCCGCGACCCGGAAGAGGTCTCGATCGCCTGGCAGATCGACGCCTACCGGTTCGATCTGCCCGTTGTGGTGAGCCCGATGGACAGTGTGGTCTCGCCGAAGACCGCGATCGAGGTCGGCCGGCTCGGCGGTCTCGCGGTGCTGGACCTCGAAGGACTGTGGACCCGCTACGAGGACCCGACGCCCCTGCTGGCGGAGGTGGCCGAGCTCAAGGGTGAGGCGGCCACGAGGCGGCTCCAGGAGATCTACGACGCGCCGATCAGGGACGAGCTGATCGGCCGGCGCATCGAGGAGATCCGTGCGGCCGGGGTGACCACGGCCGTCCGCCTGTCCCCGCAGCGCACGGTCCAGCACCACAAGGCCGTCATCGACGCGGGCGTGGACATCTTCGTGATCCGCGGCACCACGGTATCCGCCGAGCACGTCTCCAGCCGGGCCGAGCCGCTGAACCTCAAGCAGTTCATCTACGAGCTCGACGTCCCGGTGATCGTCGGCGGCTGCGCCACCTACACCGCGGCGCTGCACCTGATGCGGACCGGCGCGGCCGGCGTGCTCGTCGGTTTCGGCGGCGGCGCCTCGCACACCACCCGCACGGTGCTGGGCGTGGTGGTGCCGATGGCCACCGCCATCTCCGATGTGGCCGCGGCCCGCCGCGACTACATGGACGAGTCCGGCGGCCGTTACGTCCACGTCATCGCCGACGGTGGCATGGGCACCTCCGGCGACATCGCCAAGGCGATCGCCTGCGGCGCCGACGCGGTCATGGTCGGCTCGCCGCTGGCCAGGGCCGTCGAGGCCCCCGGCCGCGGCTTCCACTGGGGCTCGGAGGCGCAGCACCCCGAGCTCCCCCGGGGCAAGCGGGTCGAGTTCGGCACGGTCGGCACGCTGGAGCAGATCCTGCACGGTCCGTCCTCGGTGGCCGACGGCTCGATGAACCTGATGGGCGCGCTCAAGCGCACGATGGCCACCGCCGGATACTCCGACCTGAAGGAGTTCCAGCGGGTCGAGGTCGTCGTCGCGCCGCACACCAGCTGA
- the nagA gene encoding N-acetylglucosamine-6-phosphate deacetylase — translation MSITLAGARIVTPEGVHGGWLTIEDGRITHVGQGSAPGPGHDLSGRYVVPGFVDIHNHGGAGGSFPTGDPDEAVRIAALHARHGTTTLMASLVTAAPDDLARATAALADLCENGLLAGIHFEGPYISLARCGAHDPALLRDPSPRELTDLLKAGRGHVRMLTIAAELPGALDTIREAVANNVIAALGHSDATYEQTLAGIDAGGSVATHLYNAMPPLHHRAPGPIAALLEDDRVTIELINDGVHLHPAMMRLAYDVAGPGRTALITDAMAAAGMGDGVYRLGPMEVNVADGVARLAEGGSIAGSTLTMDVAFRRSVQDVGLSLSEAAEIASLTPARVLGLADLLGSVSVGKQADLVVLTGDLEVCGVMKRGSWIVEPS, via the coding sequence ATGAGCATCACACTCGCCGGCGCCCGCATCGTGACCCCCGAAGGTGTCCACGGAGGCTGGCTCACCATCGAAGACGGCCGCATCACCCACGTGGGCCAGGGCTCCGCCCCCGGCCCGGGTCATGACCTCTCGGGCCGATACGTCGTACCGGGGTTCGTCGACATCCACAACCACGGCGGGGCGGGGGGCTCCTTCCCCACGGGTGATCCGGACGAGGCGGTCCGGATCGCCGCCCTGCACGCCAGGCACGGCACCACCACGCTCATGGCCAGCCTGGTCACCGCGGCGCCGGACGATCTGGCCAGGGCGACCGCCGCCCTGGCCGACCTGTGCGAGAACGGCCTGCTGGCCGGGATCCACTTCGAGGGTCCCTACATCTCCCTGGCCCGCTGCGGAGCGCACGACCCGGCGCTGCTGCGTGACCCCTCCCCCCGGGAGCTCACCGATCTGCTCAAGGCCGGACGCGGCCATGTGCGGATGCTCACCATCGCCGCCGAACTGCCCGGTGCGCTGGACACCATCAGGGAGGCGGTCGCGAACAACGTGATCGCCGCCCTCGGGCACAGCGACGCCACCTACGAGCAGACACTCGCGGGCATCGACGCCGGCGGCAGCGTCGCGACCCACCTCTACAACGCGATGCCGCCGCTGCATCACCGCGCCCCCGGTCCGATCGCCGCGCTGCTGGAGGACGACCGCGTCACGATCGAGCTGATCAACGACGGCGTGCACCTGCATCCGGCGATGATGCGCCTGGCCTATGACGTCGCGGGCCCCGGCCGGACCGCGCTGATCACCGACGCGATGGCGGCGGCGGGCATGGGCGACGGCGTCTACCGGCTCGGCCCGATGGAGGTGAACGTCGCCGACGGCGTCGCCCGGCTGGCCGAGGGCGGCTCCATCGCGGGCAGCACCCTCACCATGGACGTCGCCTTCCGGCGCAGCGTCCAGGATGTCGGACTGTCGCTGTCCGAGGCCGCCGAGATCGCCTCGCTCACCCCCGCCCGGGTCCTCGGCCTCGCCGACCTCCTCGGCTCCGTCTCCGTCGGCAAGCAGGCCGACCTGGTGGTGCTCACCGGCGACCTGGAAGTCTGCGGGGTCATGAAGCGCGGGAGCTGGATCGTCGAACCCTCCTGA